Below is a window of Saccharomonospora viridis DSM 43017 DNA.
GGGTGAGTTCCCGCTGTTCCCGGACTACGAACAGGACGCCTACGACGCGGTCGCGGCCATCGCGACCGACGGCCTCGCCAAGGCGCTCACGATCGCGGGCAAGCAGGAACGCGAGAACGCGATCGACGAGGTGAAGAACGCGGTGCTCGAGCGCGTCGGAATCGGCGAGGGCGAGGCGTTCGAAGGCCGTGAGAAGGAGATCGGCGCGGCGTTCCGCGCGCTGACCAAGAAGCTGATCCGGCAGCGCATCCTGCGCGACAAGGTGCGTATCGACGGCCGCGGCGTGACGGACATCCGGCAGCTGGCCGCCGAGGTGTCGGTGGTGCCGAGGGCGCACGGCTCGGCCCTGTTCGAGCGGGGCGAGACCCAGATCCTGGGGGTCACCACGCTCAACATGCTCCGTATGGAGCAGCAGCTCGACACCCTGTCGCCGGAGACGACGAAGCGTTTCCTGCACCATTACAACTTCCCGCCGTACTCCACCGGGGAGACGGGCCGGGTGGGCACGCCGAAGCGCCGTGAGATCGGCCACGGCATGCTCGCCGAGCGCGCGCTCGTACCCGTGGTACCGAAGCGGGAGGAGTTCCCGTACGCGATCCGGCAGGTCTCCGAGGCACTGGGCTCCAACGGGTCCACCTCGATGGGCTCGGTGTGCGCGTCCACGATGAGCCTGCTCAACGCCGGGGTGCCGCTGAAGGCGCCGGTGGCGGGTATCGCCATGGGGCTGGTGTCCGACGAGGTCGAGAACGAGAACGGGGAGACCGAGGTCCGTTACGTGGCGCTCACCGACATCCTCGGTGCGGAGGACGCCTTCGGTGACATGGACTTCAAGGTCGCGGGCACCAGGGAGATCATCACCGCGCTGCAGTTGGACACGAAGCTCGACGGCATTCCGTCCGACGTGCTCGCCGCGGCGCTGGAGCAGGCCCGGGACGCTCGACTGACGATTCTGGACGTCATGGCCGAGGCCATCGACGGTCCGGACGAGATGAGCCCGTACGCACCGCGCGTGACGAGCCTGAAGGTGCCGGTCGACAAGATCGGCGAGGTCATCGGCCCGAAGGGCAAGATGATCAACTCGATCACCGAGGAGACCGGTGCCGACATCTCCATCGAGGACGACGGCACGATCTACGTCGGTGCCGCCGACGGCCCCTCGGCCGACGCTGCCATCGAGAAGATCAACGCCATCGCCAACCCGCAGCTGCCGAAGGTCGGTGAGCGGTACCTCGGCACCGTGGTGAAGACGGCGGCGTTCGGTGCGTTCGTGTCGCTGCTGCCCGGCAGGGACGGCTTGGTGCACATCTCCAAGTTGGGCAACGGCAAGCGCGTGGCCAAGGTCGAGGACGTGGTGCACGTCGGCGACAAGCTGCAGGTGGAGATCGCCGACATCGACAGCCGCGGCAAGATCAGCCTCGTGCTCGTCAAGGACGAGGACGAGGAAGGAGAGGCCGCCGAGTCCGGCAAGGGGCAGTCCTCGGCTCAGGAAGCCCCCGAACGGGACAAGCCCGCGAAGGCGGGTAGGGGCGACAAGGGGCCGAGGCCTGACCGGCCGCGTCAGCGCACCCGTCGTGGCGGACGTGGCCGTGGCGGCGAGAGGGGCGGTCGCGGTGAGAAGTCGGACCAGCAGCAGTCCGACGCGAAGGGCACCGCCTCGACGAGCGGCCCGGCCGACCTGGAGTAACGCGAACCCGCGGAACACAATCCCAGATCCCTCATAGGCGGACTCGAACGGCCCGTCGCCTCATCCGTGGAGGCGACGGGCCGTTCGGCGAGGTGAGTCGACAAAGACATGGCGCGACAAATTGCCGGTCACCTGCAACCGATCGGTTCCACCCGAACGTTGGACTCGGGAATGGATTCCGGTGTCGTCAAGCGCACCGTGCTGCCCGGCGGACTACGCGTGATCACCGAGTCGATTTCGGGTGTGAGATCCGCGACGGTGGGTCTGTGGGTCGGGGTCGGTTCGCGGGACGAACGGCCCCACCTCGCGGGCGCGGCTCACTATCTCGAACATCTGCTGTTCAAAGGCACCGCGCGCCGCAGCGCCGCGCAGATCGCGGAAGAGATCGACGCGGTCGGTGGTGAGATGAACGCTTTCACCGCCAAGGAGCACACGTGTTTCTACGCCCAGGTGCTCGACGACGACCTGCCGTTGGCGGTGGATCTCATTACCGACGTCGTGTTCGAAGCGCTGTGTTCGGACGCCGATGTGGACATCGAACGTGGGGTGGTGCTCGAAGAGATCGCCATGCGCGATGACGATCCCGAGGACCTGTTGCACGAGATGTTCGTGGAAACGGTCATGCCGAATCATCCACTCGGCCGTTCGATCCTGGGCACTGAACAGTCCATCACGATGATGACCCCGTCGGCGTTGCGTAGTTTCTACCGCAGGCGTTATCGACTGCAGCGGATGGTGCTGGCGGTGGCGGGCAACGTCGAACACCGCGCGGTGGTGCGCATGGTGGAATCGGCGCTGCGCGGTCGACTGTCCGGTTCGGACACACCACGACCGCCGAGGGGCGGGCAGGCGCGGTTCGGTCGTTCGGTACGGCCCGTGCTGTACAAACACGACACCGAACAGACGCACCTCATGCTGGGTGTGCGGACTCCGGGCCGACACGATGAGCGTCGGTACTCGCTGGCGGTGCTCAACACCGTGCTCGGTGGCGGGATGAGTTCACGCCTGTTCCAGGAGGTCCGAGAGCGGCGTGGGTTGGCCTACCAGGTGTACTCGTCCGTGACGTCCTACGCCGACGCCGGCCACTTCGACATCTACGTGGGCTGTCAACCCGATCGGCTCGGTGAGGTCGCCGGCGTGGTGGGCGGGATGCTCGCCGATCTCGTCGAACACGGGGTGACCGAAGCCGAGGTCACCAGGGCGAAGGGCCAGCTGCGGGGCGGACTCGTCCTGGGTTTGGAGGACACCGCCTCCCGCATGTTCCGGCTCGGTGAGAACGAACTCCATTACGGCCATTACCGCAGCGTGAGTGAGACAGTGGAGCGTATCGACGCTGTCACGACGGAGGACGTGACGGCACTGGCTCGCGCATTGCTGCGACGGCCCGGTGGCCGGTCGGCGGTCGCCGTGGTCGGGCCGTACGCTCACACCGACGACCTTCCCGAGGAACTGCACGAGGTGATGGCATGACGCAGGTACCCGAAAACGGCGCGGACACGGTGATCAAGGTCGGCGTGCTCGGGGCACGGGGCCGGATGGGCACCGAGGTCGTCAAGGCCGTGAACGCCGATCCCGGCATGACCGTGGTCGCGGCGGTGGACTCCGGTGACGACCGCGCCGCTTTGACGTCGGCCGACGTGGTGGTCGACTTCACCCACCCCGACGCGGTGATGGACAACCTCCGATTCGCGGTCGATCACGACCTGCACGCCGTGGTCGGCACGAGTGGATTCACCGACGAGCGCATCGAAACCCTCACCGGGTGGTTGGCGGAGAAGCCGGAATTGGGTGTGCTGATCGCGCCGAACTTCGCGCTCGGCGCTGTGCTCGCCATGCGTTTCGCCCAGCAGGCCGCGCGCTTCTACGATTCCGCGGAAGTGGTGGAGCTGCATCACAACCGTAAGGTCGACGCTCCGTCGGGCACGGCCGCGCACACCGCCCGGTTGATCTCGGAGGCCCGGGCCGAGGCCGGTAGGGGACCCGGTGAGGACGCCACGACAGCCGAGCTCGACGGTGCGCGTGGTGCCGATGTGGACGGGGTGCGGGTCCACTCGGTGCGGTTGCCCGGTCTCGTGGCGCACGAGGAGATCCTGTTCGGAGCTCCAGGTGAGACATTGACCATTCGGCATGACTCGCTCGACCGCACATCGTTCATGCCGGGCGTCCTCTTGGGAGTGCGCTCGGTGCTCACTCGGCCGGGGCTGACGGTCGGTCTGGAACACGTATTGGACTTGTGACGGACACTGTGAAAACCCGCAATCTCGCTGTAGTCGTCACCATCGCCGTCGGCATCTATTTGGTTCTGCTCGCCGGTCGCGCGGTGGAGCTGATTCGGTCGGGCGACCCGGTGGCCGTCGGGCTCGGCGTGGGCGTGTTCGCGCTGCCGGTGCTCGGGGCGTGGATAGTAGCGGCGACCTGGCGTTCCGGTATGCAGATCCAGCGTCTCGCGCGCAGGCTGGAGGAAGAGGGCGGGCTGCCCGACACCTCCGAACTACCACGCCGTCCGTCCGGGCGAGTGGACAAGGCGGCCGCTGACGAGTGGTTCGAACAGCGACGCGCCGAAGTGGAGGCAGATCCGCGCGATTGGAGGCGCTGGTACCGTCTGGCGGTCGCTTACGACATCGCCGGCGACCGCAGACGTGCCCGTGCCACCATGCGGAAGGCCGTCGAGCTGGAAGCCGCCGAGACACGCTGAAGGATCCCCCCGAAGCTCGCGGGAAGATCACAGGCGGAACAGCTTGGCGAAGAACACCGGGGCCGCGGCCAACGCGCTGAACCGTACGAAGCGGCCCACGAATCCCACGAGCAGGAACAGTGAAACCCGCATGTGGACCAGCCCGGCGAGCACGCTCATGGCCATGTAAGGCGGGAGGCCGAATATCGAGCTGGCCCCGTACGTGGCGGTCATCCAGTGCGGGTGCTGGTGGCAACGTTCACGTATCCGGGTCAATGCCCGACGCAGTCGTGTGGTGCATTGCCGTCGGCGTTCTCGCCCGGGGGACGCGGTGTGAGTCCGCCGACCGCGATACCACCTCGCGCTCAAAAGAGAGGGCAGTTCGATGATCCCCCTGGCGGCCAGATAGTGCAGCAGTTTGCCCGAGACCTGCCCGAATGCCACGGCAGCGCCGATGCCGATCCATGGCAGGGACGGCTCACTGGTGACGAGACCGAGCACGAACAGTTCGACGTTCATGATCGGTAGCAGGGATGTACCGAAGGCGACACCGAGCGAGACACATAACCAAGTGAACACGGCGTGGTCCTCCGGACGTGGGGTGGATGACGCTCACCCTAGTGGCCTCGGAGACGCTGTGGGTGCACGAAGGGTAAGGTCGTCGACCCTTTTCCTCAGGAAGGCCGAGGCTTTCTCACTCACTCCGGCGGAGCGGGGCCGTCCGGAGGCGGTCTGTGCCGAGTCGTGGGGGCTTTCGCGTCGCCGAACGGAACACCCGGTTCGCGGCGGCGCCGCCGTGGTTCACAGGTCGCCCGGAAGGATTGTCGCCGCCTCGGTGAGAATTCCCACGAATCCGCCGATTCCTTTTCTCGCTTCCTGTGACAGAACTATTACCTTCGGTTGTGGAGAATTCGAGGGAATTCGGGACGGGAAAGGATGTGCCCGGCCGCCCCTGAGGGTTGCCTCTCGTGGGACAGGCGGGCTGACCAGCGTGTTCACTCCTTCTTGCGCGGTGGGGAAGTGGCGTCGGCAGTGAGAGGGCCCTTCGGGTCGAGCGTGCCGAGCCGGCGCTGTCATATCAGGGGTGGCCGATATCACGAGCCGATCTCGGGATGATGCCGGCACTTTCGGGTTTCAATTCTCGAAGGGGCGACGACGCTTGCTGAACTCCGTGTCGGCGCTCGTATCTCTCGACGGCGCGGGCGGCGTTTTTCGTCTTAATTAGACGAGTGTACTACGAAGTCGGCCCGAGCGGATTGAGAAGATCATCACGTGATATGTCGAGCGTTCGGTCCGGCGGTCGACAAAGGGCGTTCTGTAGGATGTGTCCTCGGGGTGGCTGACGCTCGTACGCGTGATGTGGTCATGCGTACGACGCGATGACTCGCCCTGGTTAAGTCCGACGGCGAAGCTTGGACCTGAGACGGCGGTGAAATATATGCTCGTGGCGATTCTCGCCCATTTCGCCGTCGCCTTGTTGCTGCCTGCCATCGCCCAGAGGTGGGGCAGGGCCGCATTCGTCGTCGGAGCCGTCCTGTCGGCGGCTACACTCGCCACTCTACTCCTTTTCTTCTCCGATGGGGCATTCGGCGACAACGACGACGTCGTCGAGCAAACCCTCCGCTGGGCACCGGCGATCGACTTGGAAATCACATTCCGAATCGACGCCCTCTCGGTGCTCATGGCATTGCTCGTCTCCGGGGTCGGCGCACTCGTTCTCACCTACTACGCGTGTTACGCCAAGCCCGGTGATCCGATCATCGGCCGCAATTCGTCACTGCTGGTGACGTTCGCCGGCGCGATGCTGGGACTCGTTCTCGTCGACGACATCTTTTCCCTGTATCTGTTCTGGGAACTGACGACGGTCTGCTCGTTCCTCCTGGTCGGCGGGGACGGCACGACGAGGAGGTCCCGGCGTTCGGCCACGCAGGCTTTGCTGGTCACCGCGGCGGGTGGACTGGCCATGCTGATGGGCCTGATCCTGCTTTCCACCGCGGCGGGCACCGTGCGGGTGTCCGAGATCGTGGCCGACCCGCCTCCGGAGAGCCTGCTGACCAGCGTCGCGGTCATCCTGGTGCTGGCCGGGGCGTTCACCAAGTCCGCCCAGTTCCCGTTCCACTTCTGGCTGCCCGCGGCCATGGTCGCTCCGACGCCCGTGAGCGCGTACCTACACGCCGCGGCGATGGTGAAGGCCGGGGTGTACCTGGTGGCCCGGTTCGCGCCCGGCTTCTACGCGATGCCCGCCTGGTGGATCCCGGTCATCGGGTTCGGGCTCTGGACCATGATCCTCGGTGCGGTGCGGGCGCTGCGGCAGAACGACCTCAAGACCCTGCTCGCGTTCGGCACCGTGAGCCAGCTGGGTTTCCTGACCGTCCTGATGGGGTCCGGCGGCTTCGTGTCGGCGTTGGCCGGTGCGACACTGGTCCTTTCCCACGGACTGTTCAAGTCGACGCTCTTCCTGGTCACCGGCATCATCGACAAACGAGCGGGGACCCGGGACGTGCGCCATCTGTCCGGTCTGGGGCGGCGTTGGCCGGTGCTGGCCGGGATAGCGGCACTGGCTCTCGCGTCGATGGCGGGTGTTCCCCCACTGCTCGGGTTCGTCGGTAAGGAAGCGGCTTTCGAGGCCTTCCTGCGCGAAGAAGTCGTGAGAAGCGGCGTCAACCAGTTGACGCTGATCGGCCTGTTGGTGGGCTCGTCCCTGACCGTGGCCTACAGTCTGCGTTTCTTCGTCGGGGCGTTCGGTACCCGGCCCGGTGTGGCACCGCTGGAAGTGCAGCGGCCGGGTGTGGGATTCGTCGCGCCCGTGTTGGTCCCGGCCGTGGCGAGCCTCGTCCTCGGTTGCATGCCGGGCTGGGTCGAGGTGTTGGCAGGCCGATACGCCGAGGCCTATCCAAGTGAGGGTTTGCGCTATCACCTGGCGCTGTGGCACGGCCTCACCGCCACGGTGGGCCTGTCCGCGCTCGTCTTGGTGGCCGGTTACGGGGCTTACCGGGCGACCTGGGTGCTCCGCCGGTTCGCGGGGCGCCTGCCCGTGGCGTTGCAGGCGGAGCCGTCCTATCGGGCCACGATGCGTGCGTTGGACCGGCTCTCCCGTTGGTTGACCGGTCGACTCCAGGTCGGTTCGTTGCCGGTCTACCTCGGCGTGATCGTGGTGACGATGGGGCTGGCACCCGTACTCGGGTTGCTGGCGGGGATGGGCGAACCTCCCGTGCTGCGGTTCGTCGACTCGTGGGTGCAACTCGTCCTGGTGTTGCTGATGCTCGTGGCAGCGGGTGCCGCCGTGCTCGCGCGGCGTCGCCTGACGGCCGTGCTGGTCACCGGTCTGGTCGGGTACAGCATCGGCGCCTTGTTCGTCGTCGAAGGTGGTGTGGACCTCGCGCTGGCGCAGTTCTTGGTCGAATCGTTGACGCTGGTCGTCTTCGTGTTCGTCCTGCGTCGGTTCCCCTCCGCGTTCGGTCGTGAGCGGCAGCGGACGCGGTCGGCGCGTTGGAGCAAAGCCGGTATCGCGGCCTTCGGCGGGATCGTCGTCGGAGTGCTCGCCGTGCTGGTCTCGGGATCGCGGGACGGGCTGCCGGAGACGAGTCAGGAATACATCGCACGCGCGGAGCATGAGGCCGGGGCCACCAACGTCGTCAACGCGATCATCGTCGACTTCCGGGCGTTCGACACGCTCGGTGAGGTCACCGTTTTGGCGGTGGCGGCCATCGGCGCGGCGAGTCTCATCCTCGCGGCCCATCGACAGCGCAAACGCCCTGGTGACGAACTGAGCGGAGTGGACACACAAGCCGGGCAGGAAGTGTCGAACGGGGAGGGGGCGACGTCGTGAAGGGCTCCCAAACCGGAGCGGCTCAACAGTGGTGGGACACCCGGGACCGGCCACACGAGAACTGGCTTGTACGGAAAGGTGAGGAGAACCGCTGGCCACGCTCCCTGTTGTTGGAGGTGTGCCTGCGCGTCGTCTTCCCCACGGTGCTGCTCGTGGCGGTCTATCTGCTGTTCGCGGGCCACACCCGGGCCGGGGGCGGTTTCAGCGCGGGGCTGGTCGCGGGATTGGCGTTCGTGCTGCGATACGTGGCCGGCGGTTCCGTGACGGGACTTCGCGAGTCGCGGGTTCAGCCTCCCGTGGTGATCGGTATAGGACTCGTCCTGGTGGTGGCCAGCGCGATCGTGCCGACGTGGTTCGGACTTCCGGTGTTGGCCAGTGCTGTGTGGACCGTCGAGGCTCCGTTGTTCGGCACGCTGGAGGTCGCGTCGAGCCTCGCCTTCGACACCGGCGTCTTCCTGCTCATCGTCGGTGTGGTGCTGAACCTGCTGCGCACCTTGGGTGAGGGCATCCAGCTCGGAGAACTGGAGAGTGAACTGAACGACCAGCATCCGGGGGACGCGAGTACGTGACGATCAATGTGACGATGGCGGTGGCGATCGCCGGGCTCTACACGGTGGGGTTCTACCTGCTCATGCAACGTTCGTTGATGCGGGTGATCCTCGGTATCACGATCCTCGGGCACGGGGCGAACCTGTTCCTTCAGGTCGCCGGTGGTCCCCCGGGTGAGCCCACCTTCGTCGGTGCCGCGGTCGCCGAGTTGATGGTCGATCCGCTGCCCCAGGCTTTGGCGCTCACGGCCATCGTCATCACCTTCGCGCTCACCACGTTCCTGCTCGCGCTGGCGTTTCGGTCGTGGGTGCTGCTCGGCCACGACGAGGTGCAGGACGACGTCGAGGACCGTCGGGTCGCCGTCCGGGAAGCGCGTGCGGTGGAGGAGACCTCCGCCCCGGACGTGGACGCCGACTCCTCGGGCGAAGCGGCCGAGGCGGCCGAGGACGAGCCCGAGGCACCCCGGGAGGTCCGCCGGTGACCGTTCTCCTCACGCTTCCCGTGCTGTTGCCTCTGCTGGGCGCGGCTTTGTCGTTGATGCTCGGACGCAGGCCCGATTTCCAGCGGGTCATCGGGTTGACCGTGCTCAGCGGCGTCGTGGTCATCACCGCGGTGCTCGTGTACCACACCGACACCGAAGGTCCGGTCGTGTTGCAGCTGGGCGGTTATGCCGCGCCGTTCGGCATCACCCTGATCGCGGACCGGCTCGCGTCGCTGCTGTTGCTCGTGTCGGCCGTGGTCACGTTGGCGGTGCTGGTCTTCTCCATCGGTCAGCGGGTCACCGACTACGGCCGGGAGACCGCGTCCACGACCTTCCAGCCCGCATACCTGGTGCTGTGCGCGGGTGTGTCCCTGGCCTACATCACCGGCGACCTGTTCAACCTGTTCGTCGCGTTCGAGATCATGCTCTCGGCGTCGTACGTGCTCATCACACGCCGAACCACCGCGCGTCGCGTGCGGGCGGGCATGACCTACGTGATCGTCAGCCTCACGTCGTCACTGCTGTTCATCACGCTCGTGGCGTTGGTGTACGCGGCGACGGGAACGGTGAACCTGGCGGCCTTGTCGCTGGAGTTCCGGGAATTGGCACCCGGGGTGCAGACCAGCCTCGCGCTGTTGGCCACCGTCGTGTTCGGTATCAAGGCGGCGCTCGTACCTCTGCACTTCTGGTTGCCGGACAGTTATCCGACCGCCCCCGCGCCCATCACGGCGGTGTTCGCAGGGTTGCTCACCAAGGTCGGTGTGTATGCGCTCATCCGCATTCACACGCTGGTGTTCCAAAGCGACACCGTGTGGAACGTGCTGCTCGTGGTGTCGATCGTCACCATGATCGTCGGAGCGCTCGGTGCGATCGCGCAGGAGGACATCAACCGTCTGCTGTCGTTCCTGCTGGTCAGCCACATCGGGTTCATGTTGTTCGGACTCGGCATGGCGACGGTCATCGGCCTTTCGGGTGCGATCCTCTACGTCGTCCACCACATCACCGTGCAAGCCGCGTTGTTCCTGGTCAGTGGTCTTGTCACCCGGCGTACGGGCACGGTGTCGCTGCGGGAGATGTCGGGTGTGGCCAAGAGCGCTCCGCTGGTGGCCGTGTTGTTCGCCGTGCCCGCGCTGAACCTCGCGGGCATCCCGCCGTTCTCCGGGTTCATCGCCAAGATCACGCTGTTCCGGGCCGGAGCCGAAAGCGCCACGGTGTGGGCGTATGCCGCGACCGCGGCGGCGGTGCTCACGAGTTTCCTCACGTTGTACGCGGTGACCCGGATCTGGGTGAGTGCCTTCTGGGGTGCGGAGCGGGAGCCGTTCCCCGACGCCGATCCGAGCGACGAGGTCACCGTGGGTACGGGGTTGACCAACCGGCCGATGGTGTTCGCCACCAGCGTGCTCGTGTTGACCGGCATCGTGATCAGCCTGGCTGCGGGGCCGCTGTCGGCGATGAGTGAACGTGCTGCCGATGATCTGCTGGGCGGTGAGCAGTACCGGAGCGTGGTACTACCGCAGGGGGAGGGTTGACATGCGTCGTTATTCCCCGCTCCTGGCCCTGTGGCTGCTCGTGGTGTGGCTGCTGCTGTGGCGGTCGGTCGAGCCGCTGGTTCTGGTGTCGGGGGTCGTGGTCGCCCTCGCGATCCTGTCGTTGTTCCCGTTCCAGCCGGTGCGTTCCCCGTTATTCACCCGACCCCACCGTGTACTGGGACTCGTGCTGTACCTGGCCTGGGACCTGTTCAGCTCGGGCGTGCGTGTCGGCTGGGACGCCGCTCGTTTCGGTCCCCGGACCAAGGCCGTCATCGTCGAGGCTCCGATCCTGGTGGACCGGGACTTCCTCGTGGCGACGGCCGCCAACATGATCTCGCTGAGTCCCGGTGTGTTCGTGCTCCAGATCAACCGGCCGCAGAACTGCTTCTACGTGTACGTGCTCGGGGTGCGTTCCGCGGCGGTGGACGAGCATGTGCGCCATGCCCTGAACATGCAGATGCGGGCCATCAAGACATTCGGAACAGCCGAGGAGATCCGCGCCGCGGAGGAAGGCATGCGGAAGTTCGACGGGGCGAGGAGCCCGGCGGAGAACGGCGCATGACCCGTAGGAGCGGACCAGCCGCCCAGACCGAGCCGAATTGCGAGGGGAAGCAGTGACAGTCGTCTTCATCGTCACACTGGCCATACTCGCCCTGGCCGGGCTGCTCACCCTGGTGCGCCTGGTGAAAGGCCCGTGGATCCTGGACCGCACCATGGCACTGGACGTCCTCGTGGTGCTCATCGTCGCGGGATTCGCCGTGAACATGGCGAGGACCGAATCCGTGCTCACGGTGCCGATCCTGGTGTGCACGGCGTTGCTCGGATTCGTCGGCACGCTCAGTGTCGTGCGACTCACCGAGGGGCGGAAGGAGCACCGCTGATGCTGCGCGACATCGTTTCCAGTGTCTTCCTGCTCGGTGGCGCGCTGTTCTGCCTCGTCGGCGCGTTCGGATTACTGCGGTTCCCCGATCTGCTGAGCCGACTCCAGGCCGCCACGAAGCCGCAGACCATCGGATTGATCATGGTGCTCATCGGAGTGGGGTTGCAACTGAGGTTCGTGGACGCCGTCGGGTTGGTCCTCGTCGCTCTGTTGCAGGTGATCACCGCTCCCGTGTTGTCCCAGCTTGTGGGGAGGGCCGCTTACCGGACCGGCATCATCGAGAAGTCCATGCTCGTGCACGATCATCTGGGGGACAGGCTGCGTCGGGAAGGGCTCGAACCGCCGAAGCGGGAGACCCCGAGGGACCGGTGAGTCGGCTCGCTCGACACCACCGGGCACAATGAGACCCGCGTGCGCGCCCGGCGAGATCGGCGAAGCCGCGGACGAACAGAAAACGATCATGGAGTGGCGAGGAGTAGGCCCGGTGGCTCGTGCCTTGTGTGGCGTGGTGGCATTGGATGGCCCGTCAGGAACTGGTAAGACGACGGCGGCGCGGCGTCTGGCCACCGAATTCGGTGCGGGCTATCTGGACACCGGTGCCATGTACCGCGTGGCGACATTGGCGGTGCTGCGGGCCGGAATCGGCCCGGACGACGCATCGGCGGTCGTGGAACTGGTGCGTCGTATCGAGATCGGAGTGGGGACCGACCCCAAGGAGCCGAGCGCCAGCTTGGACGGGGTGGACGTCAGCGAGGCGATCCGCACCGAGGAGGTCAACCAGGCCGTCTCGGCGGTGTCGGCCGTGCCGGAGGTGCGGGAGATGCTCGTCGCCGAGCAGCGACGCATCATCCGAAAAGCCCTCGACGAGGTGGGCGGGATCGTGGTGGACGGCAGGGACATCGGGACGGTCGTCGTTCCCGACGCCCCGCTGAAGGTGTTCCTCACCGCATCGGCCGATGTGCGGGCGAGGCGGCGCAGTGCCCAGGACGCGGCGGCCGGCCGGGTTTCCACCCCGGAGGAGACGAAGGCCTCGGTGGAGCGTCGTGACCGGCTGGACTCCACCAGGGCGAATTCACCACTGCGGGCCGCCGACGACGCGGTGCTGTTGGACACCTCCGACCTCGCCCTCGATGAGGTGACGGCGAAACTCACCGAATTGGCTGAGGACAGGGGTCTGCTCTGCGGTGAGGTCGCGGGGACTCGGCGGTGACACGGCCGGTCCGGTCGGGGACGCTGCCATCCGGCGCGGTTCCGTGGCTGCACGACCTCTGCCGTTTCGTGGCACGGTGGCTGTATCGTCCCGCGTATCGGGTGCGGGTGCGAGGGCTGGAACGGGTGCCGCGTACCGGTCCCGTCGTGCTCGTGGCCAACCACAGTTCGCTGATCGAGCCGCAGCTGATCTTCGGAATGTTGCCGAGGCGGTCGGCGTTCCTTGTCAAACAGGAGCTGTTCGTCGGTGTGCTCGGCTGGTTCCTGCGCCGCATCGGGCAGGTACCGGTTCGGCGTGGGGCAGCGGATCGGCAGGCCCTGCTCACGGTGACGCGGCTGCTTCGGGACGGCGGCGTGGTGGGTGTCTTTCCCGAAGGCACCCGTGGTTCGGGCGACGTGTTGGAGGCACAGCAGGGCGCGGCCTGGCTCGTACGCGCCAGCGGGGCGGTGGTGCTGCCGGTGGCGGTGCGAGGAACCTGGCGCCCGCCCGGGTCCCGACGGCGTTGGCGTCCCGTCGTCGATGTGCTCGTCGGCGAACCGTTCACGCTCGACGTCGCCGCCGGACGGGCCGGGCTCGAACAGGCCACCGAACGCATTCGCGCCACCCTCGCCGCCCTCGTGCACGCCGTCGACAGCGCGCGCGATTCGCGTGCCGCGCGGCACGGCGACCGATGACCTCGGGGTCAGGCCCCGGCAGAGCTAAGGAAGAGACGAGCATGACCGAAATGGACGGCACCTGGTCCGACGAGTCGGAGTTCCTCCGCCTCGACGCCGCCGCTGAGGAGGCGGCCGTCGAACAAAGCGAGGCACCGCAGCCGGTGGTCGCTGTCGTGGGTAGGCCGAACGTCGGCAAATCCACGTTGGTAAACCGCATTCTGGGGCGTCGGGAAGCGGTTGTGCAGGACACCCCGGGCGTGACCAGAGACCGAATCTCCTACGACGCCACGTGGCGGGGCCGCCGCTTCACGCTCGTCGACACCGGTGGCTGGGAGCCGGGCGCCTCGGGGTTGCAGGCCTCGATCACGGCACAGGCCGAGCGGG
It encodes the following:
- the mbhE gene encoding hydrogen gas-evolving membrane-bound hydrogenase subunit E, giving the protein MLVAILAHFAVALLLPAIAQRWGRAAFVVGAVLSAATLATLLLFFSDGAFGDNDDVVEQTLRWAPAIDLEITFRIDALSVLMALLVSGVGALVLTYYACYAKPGDPIIGRNSSLLVTFAGAMLGLVLVDDIFSLYLFWELTTVCSFLLVGGDGTTRRSRRSATQALLVTAAGGLAMLMGLILLSTAAGTVRVSEIVADPPPESLLTSVAVILVLAGAFTKSAQFPFHFWLPAAMVAPTPVSAYLHAAAMVKAGVYLVARFAPGFYAMPAWWIPVIGFGLWTMILGAVRALRQNDLKTLLAFGTVSQLGFLTVLMGSGGFVSALAGATLVLSHGLFKSTLFLVTGIIDKRAGTRDVRHLSGLGRRWPVLAGIAALALASMAGVPPLLGFVGKEAAFEAFLREEVVRSGVNQLTLIGLLVGSSLTVAYSLRFFVGAFGTRPGVAPLEVQRPGVGFVAPVLVPAVASLVLGCMPGWVEVLAGRYAEAYPSEGLRYHLALWHGLTATVGLSALVLVAGYGAYRATWVLRRFAGRLPVALQAEPSYRATMRALDRLSRWLTGRLQVGSLPVYLGVIVVTMGLAPVLGLLAGMGEPPVLRFVDSWVQLVLVLLMLVAAGAAVLARRRLTAVLVTGLVGYSIGALFVVEGGVDLALAQFLVESLTLVVFVFVLRRFPSAFGRERQRTRSARWSKAGIAAFGGIVVGVLAVLVSGSRDGLPETSQEYIARAEHEAGATNVVNAIIVDFRAFDTLGEVTVLAVAAIGAASLILAAHRQRKRPGDELSGVDTQAGQEVSNGEGATS
- a CDS encoding MnhB domain-containing protein, which translates into the protein MKGSQTGAAQQWWDTRDRPHENWLVRKGEENRWPRSLLLEVCLRVVFPTVLLVAVYLLFAGHTRAGGGFSAGLVAGLAFVLRYVAGGSVTGLRESRVQPPVVIGIGLVLVVASAIVPTWFGLPVLASAVWTVEAPLFGTLEVASSLAFDTGVFLLIVGVVLNLLRTLGEGIQLGELESELNDQHPGDAST
- a CDS encoding Na(+)/H(+) antiporter subunit C, whose product is MTINVTMAVAIAGLYTVGFYLLMQRSLMRVILGITILGHGANLFLQVAGGPPGEPTFVGAAVAELMVDPLPQALALTAIVITFALTTFLLALAFRSWVLLGHDEVQDDVEDRRVAVREARAVEETSAPDVDADSSGEAAEAAEDEPEAPREVRR
- a CDS encoding Na+/H+ antiporter subunit D produces the protein MTVLLTLPVLLPLLGAALSLMLGRRPDFQRVIGLTVLSGVVVITAVLVYHTDTEGPVVLQLGGYAAPFGITLIADRLASLLLLVSAVVTLAVLVFSIGQRVTDYGRETASTTFQPAYLVLCAGVSLAYITGDLFNLFVAFEIMLSASYVLITRRTTARRVRAGMTYVIVSLTSSLLFITLVALVYAATGTVNLAALSLEFRELAPGVQTSLALLATVVFGIKAALVPLHFWLPDSYPTAPAPITAVFAGLLTKVGVYALIRIHTLVFQSDTVWNVLLVVSIVTMIVGALGAIAQEDINRLLSFLLVSHIGFMLFGLGMATVIGLSGAILYVVHHITVQAALFLVSGLVTRRTGTVSLREMSGVAKSAPLVAVLFAVPALNLAGIPPFSGFIAKITLFRAGAESATVWAYAATAAAVLTSFLTLYAVTRIWVSAFWGAEREPFPDADPSDEVTVGTGLTNRPMVFATSVLVLTGIVISLAAGPLSAMSERAADDLLGGEQYRSVVLPQGEG
- a CDS encoding Na+/H+ antiporter subunit E, which encodes MRRYSPLLALWLLVVWLLLWRSVEPLVLVSGVVVALAILSLFPFQPVRSPLFTRPHRVLGLVLYLAWDLFSSGVRVGWDAARFGPRTKAVIVEAPILVDRDFLVATAANMISLSPGVFVLQINRPQNCFYVYVLGVRSAAVDEHVRHALNMQMRAIKTFGTAEEIRAAEEGMRKFDGARSPAENGA